Proteins from a genomic interval of Salinarchaeum sp. Harcht-Bsk1:
- a CDS encoding CBS domain-containing protein, with protein sequence MTVAEGANHARVAAYMTEDVATVDPEETVAAVAERIVESEDHSGFPVAERRQVEGFVSASDLLLAEDDAPIFTVMTTDILVAHPEMKVTDAARVILRSGIQKLPVVDDAGTLVGIISHADVIRSQIERATPEKVGKLRRTLEGIHDVELREERREVALDELIPTQGKVYADELEGRRYELERGLAEPLVVIDDAGTLLLADGHHRVLAADQLGVEEMEAYVIVIDEFVELGMLRTARQEGLERIADIEVVDYARHPLIETTKRLQE encoded by the coding sequence ATGACCGTCGCGGAGGGTGCGAATCACGCTCGCGTTGCGGCGTACATGACGGAAGACGTCGCGACGGTGGATCCCGAGGAGACCGTCGCGGCCGTCGCCGAGCGGATCGTCGAGTCCGAAGACCACAGCGGCTTCCCCGTCGCGGAACGCCGCCAGGTCGAGGGGTTCGTCTCGGCGTCGGACCTCCTGCTGGCCGAGGACGACGCGCCGATCTTCACGGTGATGACGACCGACATCCTCGTCGCCCATCCCGAGATGAAGGTTACCGACGCGGCGCGCGTCATCCTCCGCTCGGGGATCCAGAAGCTCCCCGTCGTCGACGACGCGGGGACGCTCGTCGGGATCATCTCCCACGCGGACGTGATCCGCAGTCAGATCGAGCGCGCGACCCCGGAGAAGGTCGGGAAGCTCCGCCGGACGCTGGAGGGCATCCACGACGTCGAACTCCGCGAGGAACGCCGCGAGGTTGCGCTCGACGAACTCATCCCCACGCAGGGGAAGGTGTACGCCGACGAACTCGAGGGGCGGCGCTACGAGCTGGAACGCGGTCTCGCGGAGCCGCTCGTCGTGATCGACGACGCCGGGACGCTCCTGCTCGCCGACGGCCACCACCGCGTGCTCGCCGCCGACCAACTCGGCGTCGAGGAGATGGAGGCCTACGTGATCGTGATTGACGAGTTCGTCGAACTCGGGATGCTCCGCACCGCGCGCCAGGAGGGGCTCGAACGCATCGCCGACATCGAGGTCGTCGATTACGCCCGTCACCCGCTCATCGAGACGACGAAGCGACTGCAGGAGTAG
- a CDS encoding SDR family oxidoreductase, whose amino-acid sequence MQVAILGCGYVGLELGRQLVERGHDVVGVRRSAQGVATIEDAGFDAVQVDVTDSDALAAVPDVDAVVFIASSGGRGAEAAREIYVDGLRTTIDHFGGRESTPEQLLYTSSTGVYGDHDGDWVDETTPIEPTTEKTAVLAEAERIATEVAAEHGMDGSVVRFAGLYGPDRYRLERYVEGPVTEGYLNMIHRDDAAGIVRFVLEETADRRDGDSDSWPDPLLPNDVLLAVDDEPVSKWAFADWLAEECGEPAPEKRTIEERLATGDLSEPAERRLRTSKRCSNDLLHEVGYELAYPTFREGYRQAIEAYGA is encoded by the coding sequence ATGCAGGTCGCCATCCTCGGCTGCGGCTACGTCGGGCTCGAACTCGGCCGCCAACTCGTCGAGCGAGGACACGACGTCGTCGGCGTTCGACGGTCGGCGCAGGGCGTCGCGACGATCGAGGACGCCGGTTTCGACGCGGTGCAGGTCGACGTCACGGACTCCGACGCGCTCGCGGCGGTGCCCGACGTCGACGCCGTGGTCTTCATCGCGAGTTCTGGTGGCCGCGGCGCCGAGGCCGCCAGGGAGATCTACGTCGACGGGCTCCGGACGACGATCGACCACTTCGGCGGGCGCGAGTCGACGCCCGAACAGCTTCTCTACACCTCCAGCACGGGCGTCTACGGCGACCACGACGGCGACTGGGTGGACGAGACGACGCCGATCGAGCCGACGACGGAGAAGACCGCCGTGCTCGCGGAGGCCGAGCGGATCGCGACGGAGGTGGCCGCCGAACACGGGATGGACGGGAGCGTCGTCCGCTTCGCCGGACTCTACGGCCCGGATCGCTACCGGCTGGAGCGCTACGTCGAGGGGCCGGTCACCGAAGGCTACCTGAACATGATTCACCGTGACGACGCGGCGGGGATCGTTCGGTTCGTGCTGGAGGAGACCGCGGATCGACGCGACGGTGATAGCGACTCGTGGCCGGACCCGCTGCTCCCGAACGACGTCCTCCTCGCGGTCGACGACGAGCCGGTTTCGAAGTGGGCGTTCGCGGACTGGCTCGCCGAGGAGTGTGGCGAGCCCGCTCCAGAGAAGCGGACCATCGAGGAGCGGCTCGCTACAGGCGATCTCTCCGAGCCAGCAGAGCGCCGACTGCGGACGAGCAAGCGCTGCTCGAACGACCTCCTCCACGAGGTCGGCTACGAACTGGCCTATCCGACGTTCCGGGAGGGGTATCGGCAGGCGATCGAGGCCTATGGTGCGTGA
- a CDS encoding DUF5791 family protein has product MLHEERTSVDAETPAGLAEEYCTELGAIVEAHGVDDVAADTGIDEATLRALVDGDAERAAAALDLEDAAAIQALDSALDADAIYAEACDHLLLGMSMAVLDVDTIAAEYEGERSGKGIQQRIERRAPMTLAEYARIEHFVANRR; this is encoded by the coding sequence ATGCTACACGAGGAGCGGACGTCGGTCGACGCCGAGACGCCCGCCGGACTCGCCGAAGAGTACTGCACGGAACTGGGTGCGATCGTCGAGGCCCACGGCGTGGACGACGTCGCTGCCGACACCGGGATCGACGAGGCGACGCTTCGCGCGCTCGTCGACGGCGACGCCGAGCGTGCGGCAGCCGCACTCGACCTCGAGGACGCGGCCGCGATCCAGGCGCTCGACTCCGCCCTCGACGCGGACGCGATCTACGCGGAAGCGTGCGACCACCTCCTGCTCGGGATGTCGATGGCCGTCCTCGACGTGGACACGATCGCCGCTGAGTACGAGGGCGAACGCTCCGGGAAGGGGATCCAGCAGCGCATCGAACGCCGCGCACCGATGACGCTCGCGGAGTACGCACGCATCGAGCACTTCGTGGCGAACCGACGCTGA
- a CDS encoding bifunctional oligoribonuclease/PAP phosphatase NrnA, with amino-acid sequence MQFEQAAGVVGQVDAVSGIDPLLIAAAVVVVLVVVAVTSWTFLRFRRSPGERFQKALAGSEEVAILTHPNPDPDAMACAMGAARIAEFAGVDATIQYAGQIRHQENRAFRTVLEFEAEQIEAKSDVACDDVVLVDHNVPRGFPGAEGVEPIAVVDHHPGNGVGTRFTDVRPERGSCASIIADYFQDLGADRYGPEDTPPEDGGLYVDAPLATGLVFGLQSDTNRLTEGATQADFDACSYLYPSIDSDLLERIADPEVTAETLDVKARAIQNRQIDGSFAVSHVGEITDADTIPQSADELVRLEGVGAVVVMGERDGVLHLSGRSRDDRVHMGEALEAAVESVPMASAGGHARMGGGQLSIDHMEGIGPSAGMDVPQLTERLFDCLRGDV; translated from the coding sequence ATGCAGTTCGAGCAGGCCGCGGGCGTCGTCGGGCAGGTCGACGCCGTCTCCGGCATCGATCCGCTGCTCATCGCCGCGGCCGTAGTCGTCGTGCTGGTCGTGGTCGCCGTAACGTCCTGGACGTTCCTCAGGTTCCGCCGGTCGCCTGGCGAACGCTTCCAGAAGGCCCTCGCAGGCAGCGAGGAAGTGGCGATCCTCACGCACCCGAACCCGGATCCCGACGCGATGGCGTGTGCGATGGGCGCCGCGCGGATCGCCGAGTTCGCGGGCGTCGACGCGACCATCCAGTACGCGGGCCAGATCCGTCACCAGGAGAACCGCGCCTTTCGAACGGTCCTCGAGTTCGAGGCCGAACAGATCGAGGCGAAATCCGACGTCGCCTGCGACGACGTCGTCCTGGTCGATCACAACGTGCCCAGGGGATTCCCGGGCGCGGAAGGCGTCGAGCCGATCGCCGTCGTCGACCACCACCCCGGCAACGGCGTCGGCACGCGCTTCACCGACGTGCGGCCCGAGCGCGGCTCCTGTGCGAGCATCATCGCGGACTACTTCCAGGACCTCGGTGCCGATCGGTACGGCCCGGAGGACACGCCGCCGGAGGACGGCGGACTGTACGTCGACGCCCCACTCGCGACGGGGCTGGTGTTCGGGCTTCAGTCCGACACGAACCGGCTGACGGAGGGAGCGACGCAGGCCGATTTCGACGCCTGCTCCTATCTCTACCCGTCGATCGACAGCGACCTGCTCGAACGCATCGCGGACCCGGAGGTCACCGCCGAGACGCTCGACGTCAAGGCGCGGGCGATCCAGAACCGCCAGATCGACGGCTCGTTCGCGGTCAGCCACGTCGGCGAGATCACCGACGCCGACACGATTCCCCAGTCCGCCGACGAACTGGTGCGTCTCGAGGGCGTCGGCGCCGTCGTCGTGATGGGCGAGCGCGACGGGGTGCTACACCTCTCGGGGCGCTCCCGGGACGACCGCGTCCACATGGGCGAGGCGCTGGAGGCGGCCGTCGAGAGCGTTCCGATGGCGAGCGCCGGCGGTCACGCCCGGATGGGCGGCGGTCAGCTCTCGATCGATCACATGGAGGGGATCGGGCCCTCTGCCGGCATGGACGTCCCCCAACTGACCGAGCGGCTGTTCGACTGTCTGCGCGGCGACGTCTGA
- a CDS encoding type II secretion system F family protein — translation MLTRTVRGLARLYPADVEASDDLARALSFLEAGVTPANVVRAGYGAGAVVACCVLPFAFLPPTAYRPIALVLGTGLALGVVHAVHRGPIALAALGRSRALGAAPDLIGRAILRMRVDPATESAVAFAADSGDGPLAASLRRHVRATAGAAGSGLDGFAAEWREWFPALARACHLLAAAGSAGAARRERALERSLEAVLEGTHERLQSFVTSMGGPITALYAFGVLLPLALVAVVPGARAAGLPVTLPVVVVIYDLVLPAILVGAAGWLLVRRPVAFPAPPIDRSHPDVPDRPWAGPLAGVAVGGIGAVLATILIGQWAGAIALCGIGGGVALVVYARPIVAVREEIRAIENGLPDALYLIGRRVDDGYSVERALELAAEQLPDATGDLLADAARRCRVLGVGPDVALRGEHGALATVPSRRVHSTAQLLTLATQEGTPAGQAIIAMAGHLEDLQSVEREARHSLARLTGTLRNTAAIFGPLVAGATVALADGMGAFGADTEAVGTMPTAGLGIAVGAYVLLLAVVLTTLATGIEHGLDRPLASYRVGLATTSATVVFLVGFLGAGLLF, via the coding sequence GTGCTGACCCGAACCGTCCGTGGACTCGCACGGCTGTATCCGGCGGACGTCGAGGCGAGCGACGACCTCGCCCGGGCACTCTCCTTTCTCGAAGCGGGTGTCACACCGGCCAACGTCGTCCGGGCCGGATACGGCGCTGGAGCGGTGGTCGCGTGCTGCGTGCTCCCCTTCGCGTTTCTCCCTCCGACCGCGTATCGCCCGATCGCGCTCGTCCTCGGGACCGGCCTCGCACTCGGGGTCGTCCACGCGGTCCACCGCGGTCCGATCGCCCTCGCAGCACTCGGTCGGTCCCGCGCACTCGGTGCCGCTCCTGACCTGATCGGCCGTGCGATCCTCCGGATGCGGGTCGATCCGGCGACGGAGTCCGCCGTCGCGTTCGCCGCCGACTCCGGCGACGGCCCGCTCGCGGCGAGTCTCCGGCGACACGTCCGCGCGACGGCCGGTGCTGCGGGCTCCGGCCTCGACGGCTTCGCCGCGGAGTGGCGCGAGTGGTTCCCAGCGCTCGCGCGAGCGTGTCATCTCCTCGCTGCTGCGGGCTCGGCGGGGGCGGCCCGCCGCGAGCGCGCTCTGGAGCGATCGCTCGAAGCCGTCCTCGAGGGCACGCACGAGCGCCTCCAGTCGTTCGTCACCTCGATGGGCGGTCCGATCACCGCGCTCTACGCGTTCGGCGTCCTCCTGCCACTCGCGCTCGTGGCGGTCGTCCCCGGAGCGCGAGCCGCTGGATTGCCCGTGACCCTGCCGGTCGTGGTGGTGATCTACGACCTCGTCTTGCCGGCCATCCTCGTCGGGGCTGCCGGCTGGTTGCTCGTGCGACGGCCCGTGGCGTTTCCGGCCCCTCCCATCGACCGGTCACATCCGGACGTGCCGGATCGGCCGTGGGCTGGGCCGCTGGCGGGCGTCGCTGTCGGCGGGATCGGCGCCGTCCTCGCGACGATCCTGATCGGACAGTGGGCCGGTGCGATCGCCCTCTGCGGGATCGGTGGCGGCGTCGCGCTCGTCGTCTACGCCCGTCCGATCGTCGCGGTTCGCGAGGAGATCCGCGCCATCGAGAACGGGCTCCCCGACGCACTCTACCTGATCGGCCGCCGGGTCGACGACGGCTACTCGGTCGAACGAGCGCTGGAGTTGGCGGCCGAGCAGCTACCGGACGCGACGGGCGATCTCCTGGCCGACGCTGCTCGGCGCTGTCGCGTGCTCGGCGTTGGTCCCGACGTCGCGCTCCGCGGCGAGCACGGCGCCCTCGCGACCGTGCCGAGTCGCCGGGTCCACTCGACTGCACAACTCCTCACGCTCGCGACGCAGGAGGGAACGCCGGCGGGGCAGGCCATTATCGCGATGGCCGGGCACCTCGAGGATCTCCAGTCGGTCGAACGCGAGGCCCGCCACTCCCTCGCCAGGCTGACCGGGACCCTGCGGAACACCGCGGCGATCTTCGGACCACTCGTCGCCGGGGCGACCGTCGCGCTGGCGGACGGCATGGGTGCCTTCGGCGCGGATACTGAGGCCGTCGGGACCATGCCGACGGCCGGGCTGGGCATCGCGGTCGGCGCGTACGTACTCTTGCTCGCTGTGGTCCTGACGACGCTCGCGACCGGGATCGAGCACGGGCTGGATCGGCCGCTCGCGAGCTACCGAGTCGGACTCGCGACGACTAGCGCGACCGTCGTGTTCCTCGTCGGCTTCCTCGGTGCGGGATTGCTGTTCTGA
- a CDS encoding DHH family phosphoesterase, which produces MPTRVVLGCGPEYRVLLARLAAAGDLLVVVDDGAEAKWLTERDVPVVEADPTDPDVLRGLDLAPESVVVATGTPDETSRIAAAAREVFPNARLLSQPSVQREDGETAAAAGTTDPAGVVADRVLEYVASEAGHRALELRQTLRETEQPIAVLTHDNPDPDAIASAVALVEIAAAVGVEAEVCYFGTIAHQENRALVNLLDLDLRELEELDELEEYGGLALVDHARPGVNDQLPDGTHVDVVIDHHPTHGPDEAGFVDLRSGVGSTSTLLTEYFDRLGVELTEPVATALLYGLRVDTDDFTREVSGADFEAAATLVPNVDTSVLERVESPSVSEETMEVLAWAIERRQRHGAALTACVGELSDRDALAQAADRLLDLEGISTTLVFGIIDDTVFVSGRARGAGIDLGATLRSAFGQLGSAGGHADMAGAQLPVGMLVEADDSDPVAIVEEVLTNAFLEALETSRSTAAGGYALAGDGLSFLPDVRMDAPRLPELDDTGD; this is translated from the coding sequence ATGCCGACCCGGGTGGTACTCGGCTGTGGGCCCGAGTACCGGGTGCTGCTGGCACGCCTCGCCGCCGCCGGAGACCTCCTCGTCGTGGTGGACGACGGGGCAGAGGCCAAGTGGCTGACCGAGCGGGACGTGCCGGTCGTCGAGGCCGATCCGACCGACCCAGACGTCCTCCGCGGCCTCGACCTCGCTCCAGAGAGCGTCGTCGTCGCGACGGGGACGCCCGACGAGACCTCACGAATCGCCGCCGCGGCTCGGGAGGTCTTCCCGAATGCACGATTACTCTCCCAGCCCAGCGTCCAGCGCGAGGACGGCGAGACTGCGGCCGCGGCGGGAACGACCGATCCGGCCGGCGTCGTCGCGGACCGCGTGCTCGAGTACGTCGCGTCCGAGGCCGGGCACCGGGCGCTCGAACTCCGCCAGACGCTCCGCGAGACGGAGCAGCCGATCGCGGTCCTCACTCACGACAATCCCGATCCGGACGCGATCGCCAGCGCCGTCGCACTCGTCGAGATCGCGGCGGCCGTCGGGGTCGAGGCGGAGGTCTGTTACTTCGGAACCATCGCCCACCAGGAGAACCGAGCACTGGTGAATCTGCTCGACCTCGACCTTCGCGAGCTCGAGGAACTCGACGAGCTCGAGGAGTACGGCGGCCTCGCCCTCGTCGATCACGCCCGCCCCGGCGTCAACGATCAGCTCCCAGACGGCACGCACGTCGACGTCGTCATCGACCACCATCCGACGCACGGCCCGGACGAGGCGGGGTTCGTCGATCTGCGAAGCGGCGTCGGATCGACGAGCACGCTGCTCACGGAGTACTTCGATCGCCTCGGCGTGGAGTTGACCGAGCCGGTGGCGACGGCCCTGCTCTACGGGCTTCGGGTGGACACGGACGACTTCACCCGCGAGGTGTCCGGCGCGGACTTCGAGGCGGCGGCGACGCTCGTCCCGAACGTCGATACGAGCGTCCTCGAGCGGGTCGAGTCGCCGAGCGTCAGCGAGGAGACGATGGAAGTCCTCGCGTGGGCGATCGAGCGCCGGCAACGACACGGTGCCGCGCTGACCGCCTGCGTCGGGGAGCTCTCCGATCGCGACGCGCTCGCCCAGGCCGCGGACCGCCTCCTCGACCTCGAGGGCATCTCGACGACGCTCGTCTTCGGGATCATCGACGACACCGTCTTCGTCTCGGGCCGTGCCAGGGGCGCGGGTATCGATCTCGGTGCGACGCTCCGATCGGCCTTCGGCCAGCTAGGCAGTGCGGGCGGCCACGCCGACATGGCTGGCGCGCAGCTCCCGGTCGGGATGCTCGTGGAGGCCGACGACAGCGACCCCGTGGCGATCGTCGAAGAGGTCCTGACGAACGCCTTCCTCGAGGCCCTCGAGACCAGCCGCTCGACGGCCGCCGGCGGGTACGCCCTCGCCGGGGACGGCCTCTCTTTTCTCCCTGACGTCCGCATGGACGCTCCCCGGTTGCCGGAGCTAGACGACACAGGAGACTGA
- a CDS encoding ATPase, T2SS/T4P/T4SS family, which produces MQDLLDRLFGAGLDSGCACSVSTDGATLAVDATDCDGRLASAPACRAAIADELCTHDVERIRVRSSGVDRYYDEDAVGLLNAAGRFAALAREADPDLAERARTEPLAAAADAGARAPPISAIAAEVGLLDAVRDDDADPFQPAIAPSVADARVRTALPPDAQLRTARELPTGATVRIYDAPGEGAATYHLDPAESDLDESALATLADAYELLAERSDEPAPVAAVRSALEHGTAASRSSPTGDGHDRGYALVDGRPADDGSADPARTDAAPADPARTDDADVRTLAAVLRKHTRGFGVLEDCFADPAVSDVYASGPAAGTPLWVVADGEQLRTNILLGEDGVGAIASTLRRRSGRSFSRASPTLDATAEIAEQTVRVAGVLDPATEGHAFAFRSGGEEAFTLPALVANGTLPPAAAGLLSVAVRRSAAGLLAGTRGAGKTTALGALLWELPATTRSIVIEDTPELPVATYQDRGRDVQPLHTTLEEGPGVTPTEALRTALRLGESAIVLGEVRGEEAAVLYEAMRVGASGETVLGTIHGDGGEDVRERVVGDVGVPESSFGATDLVVTCESYRRPDGERARRVAAIEEVIRGEDGVRFASLFELETAASATDGRARLVPTGRIDRGNSRLLQALTRPGESYAVLREQIDARAEFVGSLADRGTTAPAAVTTAYARRGDGPC; this is translated from the coding sequence ATGCAAGACCTGCTCGACCGCCTCTTCGGCGCCGGGCTCGATTCCGGATGTGCCTGCTCCGTGAGCACCGACGGCGCGACGCTCGCCGTCGACGCGACTGACTGCGACGGCCGACTCGCGTCGGCTCCCGCGTGCCGAGCGGCGATCGCCGACGAACTGTGTACCCACGACGTCGAGCGGATTCGCGTCCGCTCCTCGGGCGTGGACCGCTACTACGACGAGGACGCCGTCGGACTGTTGAACGCCGCCGGTCGCTTCGCCGCCCTCGCTCGGGAGGCCGACCCCGACCTCGCCGAGCGAGCCAGAACCGAGCCGCTCGCTGCCGCCGCCGACGCCGGCGCTCGGGCACCGCCGATCTCAGCGATTGCGGCCGAGGTCGGCCTGCTCGACGCGGTGAGGGACGACGATGCCGATCCGTTCCAGCCCGCGATCGCCCCGTCGGTCGCCGACGCCCGGGTGCGGACCGCGCTGCCCCCGGACGCCCAGCTTCGTACCGCCCGCGAACTGCCGACCGGCGCGACGGTCAGAATTTACGACGCGCCTGGCGAGGGTGCCGCCACTTACCACCTGGATCCGGCCGAGAGCGACCTCGACGAGTCGGCGCTCGCCACCCTGGCGGACGCCTACGAACTCCTGGCCGAGCGGAGCGACGAGCCCGCACCAGTGGCGGCCGTTCGGTCCGCACTGGAGCACGGGACGGCTGCCAGCCGCAGCAGCCCTACCGGTGACGGCCACGACCGTGGCTACGCGTTGGTCGACGGTAGACCGGCAGACGACGGCTCGGCCGACCCCGCCCGAACAGACGCCGCTCCGGCCGACCCCGCCCGAACAGACGACGCCGACGTGCGCACACTCGCCGCGGTGTTGCGCAAACACACCCGCGGATTCGGCGTCCTCGAAGACTGCTTCGCGGATCCGGCCGTCTCCGACGTCTACGCCAGCGGTCCAGCGGCGGGTACTCCACTCTGGGTCGTCGCCGACGGGGAGCAACTCCGGACAAATATCCTGCTGGGCGAGGACGGCGTCGGCGCCATCGCCTCGACGCTCCGACGTCGGAGCGGCCGATCGTTCTCCAGAGCGAGTCCGACGCTCGATGCAACCGCCGAGATCGCCGAGCAGACGGTCCGGGTCGCGGGCGTCCTCGATCCGGCCACCGAAGGCCACGCGTTCGCCTTCCGCTCTGGCGGCGAGGAGGCGTTCACGCTCCCGGCGCTCGTCGCGAACGGGACGCTCCCGCCGGCTGCGGCCGGACTCCTCTCCGTCGCGGTCCGACGGAGCGCTGCCGGGCTGCTCGCGGGCACGAGAGGTGCGGGCAAGACGACGGCGCTGGGTGCGCTGCTCTGGGAGTTGCCCGCGACGACGCGATCGATCGTGATCGAGGACACGCCGGAACTGCCAGTCGCGACCTACCAGGATCGCGGCCGCGACGTCCAGCCACTTCACACGACTCTCGAGGAGGGTCCCGGCGTGACGCCGACCGAAGCCCTCCGGACGGCCCTCCGGCTCGGGGAGAGTGCGATCGTCCTCGGCGAGGTACGCGGCGAAGAGGCTGCCGTGCTCTACGAGGCGATGCGGGTTGGCGCGAGCGGCGAGACCGTCCTCGGCACGATCCACGGCGACGGCGGGGAGGACGTTCGCGAGCGCGTCGTCGGAGACGTCGGCGTCCCCGAGTCGTCCTTCGGCGCGACCGACCTCGTCGTCACCTGCGAGTCCTACCGCCGGCCGGACGGCGAGCGCGCCCGCAGGGTGGCCGCGATCGAGGAGGTCATTCGCGGGGAGGACGGGGTCCGGTTCGCGTCGCTGTTCGAACTCGAGACAGCCGCGTCTGCCACAGACGGTCGAGCACGGCTCGTTCCGACCGGTCGAATCGACCGCGGCAACAGCCGACTCCTGCAGGCACTCACGAGACCTGGCGAATCCTACGCCGTGCTCCGGGAGCAGATCGACGCGCGCGCCGAGTTTGTTGGCTCGCTCGCCGACCGTGGCACGACGGCGCCGGCGGCGGTCACGACGGCCTACGCTCGTCGCGGTGATGGGCCGTGCTGA